A region of the Triplophysa rosa linkage group LG5, Trosa_1v2, whole genome shotgun sequence genome:
acaggtagcaataagaggccggaaaagttaaatgtacatataaggaacagctggaggaccaatttgcaacttattaggtcaattggcaacatgattgggtttaaaaagagcctctcagagtggcagtgtctctcagaagtcaagatgggcagaggatcaccaattcccccaatgctgcggcgaaaaatagtggagcaatatcagaaaggagtttctcagagaaatattgcaaagagtttgaagttatcatcatctacagtgcataatgtcatccaaagattcagagaatctggaacaatctctgtgcgtaagggtcaaggccggaaaaccatactggatgcccgtgatcttcgggcccttagacggcactgcatcacatacaggaatgctactgtaatggaaatcacaacatgggctcaggaatacttccagaaaacattgtcggtgaacacaatccaccgtgccattcgccgttgccggctaaaactctataggtcaaaaaagaagccatatctaaacatgatccagaagcgcaggcgttttctctgggccaaggctcatttaaaatggactgtggcaaagtggaaaactgttctgtggtcagacgaataaaaatttgaagttctttttggaaaactgggacgccatgtcatccggactaaagaggacaaggacaacccaagttgttatcagcgctcagagcgttcagaagcctgcatctctgatggtatggggttgcatgagtgcgtgtggcatgggcagcttacacatctggaaaggcaccatcaatgctgaaaggtatatccaagttctagaacaacatatgctcccatccagacgtcgtctctttcagggaagaccttgcattttccaacatgacaatgccagaccacatactgcatcaattacaacatcatggctgcgtagaagaaggatccgggtactgaaatggccagcctgcagtccagatctttcacccatagaaaacatttggcgcatcataaagaggaagatgcgacaaagaagacctaagacagtcgagcaactagaagcctgtattagacaagaatgggacaacattcctattcctaaacttgagcaacttgtctcctcagtccccagacgtttgcagactgttataaaaagaagagaggATGCCACACAGtagtaaacatggccttgtcccaacttttttgagatgtgttgatgccatgaaatttaaaatcaacttatttttcccttaaaatgatacattctctcagtttaaacatttgatatgtcatctatgttgtattctgaataaaatattgaaatttgaaacttccacatcattgcattctgtttttattcacaatttgtacagtgtcccaacttttttggaatcgggtttgtatatttCCTTGAGTTATAGGGAAATTTTGATAAAGGGATGTTGTTAATTATGGCCAGAGCACTGATGATGTTTGTTATCATCTTCAAAATAATTCACATGTTTTTGAGAGCCTAAACATGCTCGAAAACTCATGAAAGTTTGCATACATGTCAGAGGTGGTTAAAATGTACATCTGAAATGTGTTTCAGAATGAAATGTGGCAAAAAAGGCTCTATAGCGCCACCTAAAAAATAAAGCAGCCCTCGTGCTAcgttttatgtaaatgtacagtatgataTTTGGAAAATGCTTCATTTTTAAGCAGTCaccattggcataaaatgcatcaaggattgctaaaattaacagatttactaacagataTACCGATCtctgtgttaaaaataaaattatgatgCTGGCATATTTCTCATGTCCTTTTATACCCCCTCTAATGtggtaatacaaattaattgattactATTTATCGtggcatttttataatttttttaacatgactccagatgttggtcttgcttctgtaaaaaaaaatcgaGCCGGGGAAAtattcaaaatttggttgatttgacaCGGAATGACCCTACAGCATTCTTTAAActctttgtgtgtttatgtatatatttcttttctGTGCGTGCTTTACTCTGGATTGCAGAAGTGTGTTTGGAGGTGTGCCAGGACCAGCTGCACCTCCAAACCAGCCCAACATGCAACAGGGTTTTGCAGGTAGATATCACTGCACATTTTAGTATGTTTAATTTACGGTTACTTGCGTGTATCATATGGgcttaacacatttttttgtgcaGCTGCTCCTTCCACAAACCCATTTGTGGCTGCTGGGATGGTTCAGGAGACGATTTCCACGAATCCGTTCCAGACCAATGGAAGAGCACCTGCCACAGGTAAAACGTAGCCTCCGTCAGGTCAGCATGCTCTTTATGTGTCTGTCCATTTAAGGAATGAGCAGTTGAAACATGCTACTCCTACTCTGGTCTCCCTTTATGTACACTAGCCTCATTTGGCACAGGCTCCATGAGCATGCCAGCTGGCTTTGGGAACTCGACCAGTTACTGCCTGCCAACCAGTTTTAGTGGGACCTTCCAGCAGCAATTCCCTGGCCAAGGTCCCTTTCCCCCACCTGCAGCCTACCACCAACAGCCCAATGGTATGTGAGACtataatttgtgtttttgtgagtgCAAGGTGACCCAAAACCCCAGTGGCTTATGCCTTTCTTTTATGCATAATTTTAAGTTATGAGAAAGGCTGTGTGTGGATTGTATCAAGCATCTCTTCTTGTGCTTTTTGCTTTCATGTGAGTTTTGATGTTGCATGATGTTGGAGTAGCAGGTTCAGTGCTTTAGCAGAAAAGTCAGTATTTAACACTTATTAAGATAATACATCAGCTGCATGGGATTGTTTCTTGTATGGTGCTTTTCAGGTGGTTTTCCTACCTATGGACAGGCCAAACCTATGGGCAACTATGGTCAGGCGGTCACCGGGCCTGGGATTTCCAGCAACCCTTTCATGGTGTGTTGCTCATTggttaaaatgaatataaagtggGAGAGATGTTAGTTATTCATTGCTGTGGATCTTCACAACTCAGCAAGTCTATAgtcttttatttacatttagtaaattACCATTTGAGTAATCATTTGTAAGAATCAAGCTGTATTCTGAATTCTTAACATTTAACAATGGTTTCACATGTATTGTTTTTAAGGTCTTTATTCACAATTATGCTTAAATTTGTCTTTTCAGGGTGGAGGCCCGGCAGGACCATACCCGACAGGAGGTTCTTCCACAAACCCCTTTCTCTAAAGCGCTTTTTTATGCCACATCTCAGCAGAGTCATGCACACATTCCGCATCACCAGTCCTCTAAAACATAATGTCTTCAAGAATCTGAAAGTCTTTAGATTTCGTATTCACTTCCCTGGGTCTTTGACATTTCTAGAGAAAGAGCTGTCAATATGCAGATGATGGTGTTTTCCGAACCGTCTGTGTATTCTGTTGGACAAACATTGTTGGAATCGATGCGATTGTCCTTCCTCATTTATGCCTTTGACTCAATAAGTAATGTTTTATGCCTAGAAAGTATGCTCCTCGTGCATATCAGCATTTGAAATcctttgaaaaaaaacatgttattcaAAAAGAGAAACTGTGACGGAACTGAAGAACAAAATGTTGTCTAGAGATGCTGTAGTTAGCTGTCCAAACAACTGAGTTTGTCTTTAGCACCTGCTCGAGCAGATATGTTACATTCTGTTGAGGCGGAAACACAGGAAAATAAACGTCACTAATTGCCTCAAGGAGGTAAGGAACACATGGTTTTGGATTAAAACATCACACCTGTTTTAAGAGCAGAGGAGCTCAGCACAAGCGGGTTTGTAGATAAAGCAGGTGTCTACAGCACAACAGGACTGAAAAGTGTAAGTGGTAGAAAATGCTTTTTTATGATCTGCCCATAGAGTTCTATAGCTGCACCTTGAAAAATGGCAGGTCTGACCTCCATCAATGGATTTTGGACCACATCAAAAGTTACCATTACAGGTATACAAGTTAATgtgtacatatataaatatatgtataaaatattaaatgatttttaaCTACTGTGTTATGTGTCTGCTGTTTTTACTGCTGcagtttttagttgttttttcattcaaaattaATGATTTTGCCCAAATAATGGACATATGCTGTAAACCAAATTTATTGACTGTTATTGTGTTCTAGCTGAATAGCAGTCTGTTAGTCAAggccaaaatattttattaaatggtATGTTTTGAGGAACATGTTTATAAAagtgaaagagaaaaacaacattGAAATATATCTGCAAGCATCGAAGAATGCAATTCCTGTTTCCCAAATTTTgctgaaatgtaaatgtattgtctAGCCGTGGCAACACGCACAAAAATGTGAGTGGGTCCTCCCCCAGAAAAAATGTAGAGTGTAAAAACGACACCATATCAGCATCTTCAGTGGTGTAGTGAGAAAAACATTACGACAAGAAGTTTTGACGCTATCGACACAAGTTCGCCTTTTGCCAAACGCGCTCCTTACATTTTCACATTACATACCTATCACatcatacaggcatttattttcaacgacatgaataaatatttgaaaaatagcttgcagattttttaaagtgtatagtaaggttaggggtagagGTCTTTATTGTGACAGTTAGTTGGCATCcatttaatgatttttataaatataataatttaccCTCTATAACAATACTTTGTTTATATTGCTGTGTCAAAATGGAATTTTTATGGATTCTGAATAAGCGAGGTGAAATGGATTTGAGAAAGCGGCAACGTGGAATTCAAAGCTGAAGCTGGAATTTAATTTAGGCATTTCTCAAGTGGAATGGATTTGACTGATGGCGTTCTGAAAATTGAACGACATAAGCGCTAAATAGGGACGGTAAAAGTGAGTGGGTCCAGTATCATTGGTCTTAAACAGTTGCAACACCCATGACCGTTTGAGATATAAAAAATCTGTTCGCAATTTGCATCCCAATGTCTTGCCATGAGCTAATGGGTGTGAGTGAGTAAGTTGTTCAGGTCGACGAGAATTACGTACCAAGTTTTGTATGTGCCTCATGTCTGTGTGATCTGAACCAAGATGTTTTGCATAACACTGCCACGCCCGTGTGCCAGCCTTTGCCCTGATGTCCGACAATGTTTTGAGCATGTTAAGCGCCCCGAAACGTTGATAGAAAATATATGAGAAAAGACAACAGGACATCTCACCTATGGTGCAAGGCCTCTCTGGCCTGCACCACCTCAAAATCAGATAAGAATCGTTATAATAACAGATGGAAAAAGTGAACCAATCTGATACCCACATGCAACACTATAGTTTACGTCTTAGTGCTTATATTAAATACCATTTTGTGTTTGCATGagcaattattagctacatctGAGCAGAATAACTACTTTTAtcaattattaaaaacataaggTTTTCGATCCAACAAAGGTTTTTAATTTCCATATGGATATCTATACGTTTTCCCTTTACTTTCATCCGAATCTGGTGAAAATATGAGTGAAATATATGTGAAGTAGTACGCTTTTTTTCAGATATCAGGCTCATTCCTATTCATTAAACGTGATGCCAAGTTGccattatattataaatagcagggacaatgttttattaacacTAATGTTTAGTATATGGTGACTATGAGAACTCGTTAGCTGACACGAACACGTACGTCGACTTCATATCGCTACATAGCGACAGTGGCACGCACAGCTCGACCATGTTTTAACAGTTTAATGTGCAAATATTCGCCAGATAAATAGAAACGCGTTATATGTTTCAACACAATTACTTTGTACGTCATTCATCCATTGATCATGGTTGTTGGAACATGAACCTAAATCACGATGGTCTGTGTGAAATCACGTTTCGATGGTTAAGAAGGTTGTTGTCATGGTAACGTGTCAAACGAGTTAGGTAATGGCGAGCTTGCTTGGGAAAACTCTGTTTGAGATCGGAGGACAAGGTCGTGCGCCTATAAAGGACTACTTTTACTTTGAAATAACACGATCTGAGgtttgtgtgttaaaatgaGTTTTTATTCGAAATCGTCTCTTTCTGAACTGTTAGTTTTGGCCcggtaaagtgttaccgaagaTCTCATtagcattagttaatgcattagcttacATGAAATGATGAGCAACTTATTTTTAAAGTAtaatgttttgttaaataagtttaaattaaCTAATGTTAGCAAATACAGCGTTTGATTGTTACCTTTCCTTTTAACTGTAAGAATGGACACTTGCTTAAAATGTTATGAAATGAAGTAAATAGTAAAGCTAGTTGCATTGGAGGTTAAGAAACTGTTGTGGTATTTAGATGTAGTTTGCagcttaaattacatttattttaattaactcCTTACCTCAGGTCATTTGGAGATGGTGGAAGATTTCTCTGAGATCAGACTGCAGGAACACAAACCCAGGAGAACTGAGAGAATCACACGAAGACTACATAGAAGACAGACGTCTGCAAAGTAAGCCAATTGTTCATTTTAGTCTAATTTTGTTGTGCTCGCTACTACACTGAACTATTAAAATAGTTTCCAAATGTTGCTTTGGTTGGTTTGTTGTGCACAAAAATTAATGAACCGAACTGACGTTACTGATCTCATTCAGGTCAAGTGGCCATGGTATTCGGTCCCCACATCTTGCAGTACTCCATAAATTTATGCCAGGGCCAATATGACTACCTTGTACGACTCCCAAACTGTATACTTTTCAACATCATGGCATATTTGAACCTTGAAGACATTTCAGGCCTTTCACACACCTGCCGTAGGTTTAGAGAGGTAAGGATACTCTAACTACAGCATTTTTTCTCAC
Encoded here:
- the fbxo36b gene encoding F-box only protein 36b, producing the protein MASLLGKTLFEIGGQGRAPIKDYFYFEITRSEVIWRWWKISLRSDCRNTNPGELRESHEDYIEDRRLQSQVAMVFGPHILQYSINLCQGQYDYLVRLPNCILFNIMAYLNLEDISGLSHTCRRFRELCNSEEFWEQTMRNHWGALTSSVEALAKDVGWRTVFFTNKLQLQMQISRRKQKENQPCEDTEEQRCPSLSF